In the genome of Natronomonas salina, the window CTCGACGTCGCCGTAGGTGAGGTCCGTCTTCACCATCCGGACGCCGCAGTTGATGTCGTAGCCGACTGCGCCGGGCGAGATGACGCCGTCCTCGGCGTCGATGCCGGCCACCCCGCCGACGGGGAAACCGTACCCCTGGTGGCCGTCCGGCATGCAGAGGGCATACTTCCGGATGCCCGGGAGGTGGGTGGTGTTCTTCAGCTGTTCGAGGGTCTTGTCGTCGGAGATCTCCTCGAGCAGCGCCTCGCTGCCGAGCACCCGGGCCGGGACGCGCATTCCCGCCTCCTGGTCCTGCGGGATCTCCCAGACGTAGTCGCGGACTTTGTGCAGCGTGATATCGCCCGCTTCGAAGGTGGTCATACCCGGAGGTTCGCGGTGCCGCGTCCAATAAGTTACGACCCACTTTTTGCACGGCCCCCTCGCTGTCGCTCGGGGGCCGGCAAAAACGTGGGGAAAATATGCGCGCGTGCTCCTTCCGCTCGTTGCGCTCGCTCCAGTCCGCGCGCGCTACGGCGACTCACTCGCTACGCTCGTTCGTCGCCGGGAACCGCTCGCTCACTCCGTTCGCTCGCGGATGCTCGTGATCGCTGTCCGTTCGATACCCGAAGGATTCTCACTGGGGTCCTTACATCCCCTTCCCCTGCAGCTCGCGGGCGATGATGTTCTTCTGAATCTCGGTGGTCCCTTCGTATATCTGGGTGATCTTCGCGTCGCGGTAGAACCGCTCGGCGTCGAAGTCGTCGACGTACCCCGACCCGCCGTGGATCTGGACGCACTCGTTGGCGCAGTCGACCGCCACCCGGGAGGCGAACTCCTTGGCCATCGAGGCGAGCATCGTCAACTGGTCGTCCCGGTTCTCGACGGACCACGCGGACTTGTAGGTCAGCTGCCGGGCGGCCTCGGTCCGGGTGTGCATGTCGGCGAGCTTGTGCTGGATGGCCTGGAAGTCGCCGATCGGCCGGCCGAACTGCTCGCGCTCCTGGGCGTACTCCAGGGCGCGTTCGTTTGCGCCTTTGGCGATGCCGATCCCCTGGGCCGCGACCTGGGTGCGCGTCTCGTCGAAGAACTGCATCTGCTGGAGGAAGCCCGCACCTTCCGTCCCGACGAGGTTCTCCTCGGGGACGCGGACGTCGTCGAAGATGAGCTCGGCCGTGTCGGAGGCGCGAATCCCCATCTTCCCCGTGATCTTGTCGGATTCGAACCCGTCGCGGTCGGATTCGACGACGATCTGGCTGAAACCGTTGTAGCGGCCCTCGGCGTCCGGGTCCGTCTTGCAGAGGACGACGAAGAAGTCGCCGATGGAGCCGTTGGTGATCCACATCTTGTTGCCGTCGATGACGTATTCGTCGCCGTCCTTCTCCGCGCGCGTGGAGATGGAGGAGACGTCGCTGCCGGCGTGGGGTTCTGAGATAGCCGAGCCGCAGATGGCCTCGCCAGCGGCGAGTTCGGGCAGCCACCGCTCTTTCTGGTCCTCCGTGCCGAAGGCGATGATCGCCTCGCTGCCGAAGGCGGTGCCGAGGATGCTGCCGGCGATGCCCGGGTCGGCCGAGTACAGCTCCTCGACGATGAGCGCGACGGTGAGCATGTCGTAGCCCGCGCCGCCGTAGTCGATGGGGATCTGCGCGCCGGTCAGGCCCATCTCGGCGCCCTTCTCGACGAGGTCGAGCGGCGCTTTCTCCTCGCGGTCGTACTCCTTGGCCTCGGGGCGGATCTCGTTGTCGGCGAAGCGGCCGACCTCCTCCGTTATCTGGCGTTGTTCGTCGGTCAGCTCGAACTCCATACCCCGTACTGTGACCGATGTACGTTAAAACCCCGTGTCCGATTAACAGTGTAAAGAAGCGGTCACTCGAACTCGCCGTCGACGATGTCGGGTTCCGCCTGGTGGGCCATCTTGACCTCGTAGTCCGGGAGGTGGAGCGCGAGGTCGGTGGTCGTGACGATGCCGACGGCGGAGCCGTCCTCGACGACTGGGAGCTTCTTGACGCCGTTGTGGCCCATCCGCTCGGCGGCGGCCCTGAGGGTCTCGTGGCGCTGGATGCTCACGACCGGGTCCGACATGAGGTCCGAGACTGGCGTCGAGGGGTCTC includes:
- a CDS encoding acyl-CoA dehydrogenase family protein, translated to MEFELTDEQRQITEEVGRFADNEIRPEAKEYDREEKAPLDLVEKGAEMGLTGAQIPIDYGGAGYDMLTVALIVEELYSADPGIAGSILGTAFGSEAIIAFGTEDQKERWLPELAAGEAICGSAISEPHAGSDVSSISTRAEKDGDEYVIDGNKMWITNGSIGDFFVVLCKTDPDAEGRYNGFSQIVVESDRDGFESDKITGKMGIRASDTAELIFDDVRVPEENLVGTEGAGFLQQMQFFDETRTQVAAQGIGIAKGANERALEYAQEREQFGRPIGDFQAIQHKLADMHTRTEAARQLTYKSAWSVENRDDQLTMLASMAKEFASRVAVDCANECVQIHGGSGYVDDFDAERFYRDAKITQIYEGTTEIQKNIIARELQGKGM
- a CDS encoding CBS domain-containing protein, which encodes MPEQDSNVEELMTSPVQTVSPEATMAQAARLLDENSIGSLIVGEGRIEGIITETDIVAAVGDTRDPSTPVSDLMSDPVVSIQRHETLRAAAERMGHNGVKKLPVVEDGSAVGIVTTTDLALHLPDYEVKMAHQAEPDIVDGEFE